A single region of the Streptomyces sp. NBC_01262 genome encodes:
- a CDS encoding GlcG/HbpS family heme-binding protein encodes MSITQISPVILTLDDAATATAAGVRKATELGVPYTFSVLDGGGNTVLVTRMDGAALASIDTSVAKARTAVYFGAATADLAPAVQSGAPLSSIQTATALPLAFVAGGVPITDARGVVVGALGAGGGSPAQDHEVAAFAVQALRRP; translated from the coding sequence ATGTCCATCACGCAGATCTCGCCGGTCATCCTCACTCTGGACGACGCGGCCACGGCCACTGCCGCGGGCGTCCGTAAGGCCACTGAGCTCGGGGTCCCGTACACCTTCTCGGTCCTCGACGGCGGCGGTAACACCGTGCTGGTGACCCGGATGGACGGCGCAGCGCTCGCCTCCATCGACACCTCCGTGGCCAAGGCCCGCACCGCGGTGTACTTCGGTGCCGCGACCGCGGATCTGGCTCCCGCGGTGCAGTCCGGAGCCCCGCTGTCCTCGATCCAGACCGCTACCGCGCTCCCGCTGGCCTTCGTCGCCGGCGGCGTCCCGATCACCGACGCCCGCGGGGTCGTCGTCGGGGCGCTGGGTGCCGGCGGCGGCTCGCCCGCACAGGACCACGAGGTCGCCGCCTTCGCGGTCCAGGCCCTGCGCCGGCCCTGA
- a CDS encoding tautomerase family protein has product MPFVNVKLVDGVFTTQEKHDMAAALTEVMVKFEGSEAFREIVWVLIEELHTDGWHIGGKPFAGPATLLDTLGRSAATYQTIDGHPVTRPDLAKAAPYQEK; this is encoded by the coding sequence ATGCCGTTCGTCAACGTCAAGCTGGTCGACGGAGTGTTCACCACCCAGGAGAAGCACGACATGGCCGCCGCCCTGACCGAGGTCATGGTCAAGTTCGAGGGATCCGAGGCCTTCCGCGAGATCGTGTGGGTCCTCATCGAGGAACTCCACACCGACGGCTGGCACATCGGCGGCAAGCCCTTCGCCGGCCCCGCCACCCTCCTGGACACCCTCGGCCGCTCCGCCGCCACCTACCAGACCATCGACGGCCACCCGGTCACCCGCCCCGACCTCGCCAAGGCCGCCCCCTACCAGGAGAAGTGA
- a CDS encoding nuclear transport factor 2 family protein, with protein MSEESNKQLVAEAFDAWAAGTGGVFDLLAEDADWTIVGNSVASGTYPTRQAFIDTVITPFNARMSSPLVPSVRALYADGDTVVALFDAGATVRDGSRYDNTYAWFLTMREHRIVSAVAFFDSVEFNDFWARVQPA; from the coding sequence ATGTCCGAAGAATCCAACAAGCAACTGGTCGCGGAAGCTTTCGACGCCTGGGCCGCCGGCACCGGAGGGGTGTTCGACCTCCTGGCCGAGGACGCCGACTGGACCATCGTCGGCAACAGCGTCGCCTCCGGCACCTACCCCACCCGGCAGGCCTTTATCGACACGGTCATCACCCCGTTCAACGCCCGGATGAGCAGCCCGCTGGTGCCGTCCGTGCGGGCGCTGTACGCCGACGGGGACACCGTGGTCGCCCTGTTCGACGCGGGCGCCACGGTGCGGGACGGCTCGCGCTACGACAACACCTATGCCTGGTTCCTGACCATGCGCGAGCACCGGATCGTCAGCGCTGTCGCGTTCTTCGACAGCGTCGAGTTCAACGACTTCTGGGCCCGCGTCCAGCCTGCCTGA
- a CDS encoding YciI family protein — protein MFVVILNYTAPLEEIDRHLEAHNAWLEENYAAGHFLASGRQDPRVGGLILARAADREALGRILALDPFGIGKVATHTVIDWRPSRASAEAQWLLQP, from the coding sequence ATGTTCGTTGTGATCCTGAACTACACCGCGCCGCTCGAAGAGATCGACCGCCACCTGGAAGCCCACAATGCCTGGCTGGAGGAGAACTACGCGGCCGGGCACTTCCTCGCCTCGGGCCGCCAGGACCCCAGGGTGGGCGGCCTCATCCTGGCCCGGGCCGCCGACCGCGAGGCATTGGGCCGGATCCTGGCCCTGGACCCGTTCGGCATCGGCAAGGTGGCCACGCACACGGTCATCGACTGGCGCCCCTCGCGCGCGAGCGCCGAGGCCCAGTGGCTGCTGCAGCCGTGA
- a CDS encoding zinc-dependent alcohol dehydrogenase family protein, which yields MTMRAAVLTKFATPLELADLARPVPGPGQVLVKIAASGVNPLDTKIRAGLAAHARAALPAVLGLDMAGTVEGIGPGTTGFTPGDAVYGLSGGVGDLQGSLAQYAASDARLLAHKPATLTMREAAALPLSVVTAWEGLVDRAKVGPGHKVLVHGGAGGIGHVAVQIARARGAEVFATASAANAAVVRELGATAIDYATTQVQEYVAAHTGGEGFDIVFDTVGGAVLDDSFTAVRIYTGHVLSALGWGSHSLAPLSFRGATYSGVFTLLPMLTGHGREHHGEILREAAALADAGLLKPLLDPRRYTLDTVAQAHAAVENGSAHAKIVVDIEV from the coding sequence ATGACCATGCGCGCAGCCGTACTGACCAAGTTCGCCACCCCGTTGGAACTCGCCGACCTCGCCCGACCGGTGCCCGGCCCCGGCCAGGTCCTGGTCAAGATCGCCGCCAGCGGCGTGAATCCCCTGGACACCAAGATCCGCGCCGGTCTGGCCGCGCACGCCCGCGCGGCGCTGCCCGCGGTGCTGGGCCTGGACATGGCCGGCACCGTCGAGGGAATCGGGCCCGGTACGACTGGCTTCACCCCCGGCGACGCGGTCTACGGCCTGAGCGGCGGTGTCGGTGACCTCCAGGGATCACTGGCCCAGTACGCCGCCTCCGACGCCCGCCTGCTGGCCCACAAACCCGCCACCTTGACCATGCGCGAGGCCGCGGCCCTGCCGTTGTCGGTGGTCACCGCCTGGGAGGGACTGGTGGACCGGGCCAAGGTCGGCCCTGGCCACAAGGTCCTGGTGCACGGCGGCGCCGGCGGCATCGGCCACGTCGCGGTGCAGATCGCCCGCGCCCGCGGCGCCGAGGTCTTCGCCACCGCCTCGGCCGCCAACGCCGCGGTCGTGCGCGAGCTCGGTGCCACAGCGATCGACTACGCCACCACGCAGGTGCAGGAGTACGTGGCCGCGCATACCGGCGGCGAGGGCTTCGACATCGTCTTCGACACCGTCGGCGGCGCTGTCCTGGACGACTCCTTCACGGCTGTGCGTATCTACACCGGCCACGTTCTGAGCGCCCTGGGCTGGGGAAGCCACAGCCTGGCCCCGCTCTCCTTCCGCGGCGCCACCTACTCCGGGGTGTTCACCCTGCTGCCCATGCTCACCGGCCACGGCCGCGAGCACCACGGCGAGATCCTGCGCGAAGCCGCCGCGCTGGCCGATGCCGGCCTGCTCAAGCCGCTGCTGGACCCCCGCCGCTACACCCTGGACACGGTCGCCCAGGCCCATGCCGCCGTCGAGAACGGCTCGGCCCACGCCAAGATCGTCGTCGACATCGAGGTCTGA
- a CDS encoding flavin reductase family protein, producing the protein MRVDFDPQAMDTKSFYRLLTAVVVPRPIAWVSTVSVRSVANLAPHSFFSVACVSPPVVQFTSVGRKDSLRNIEATGQFVVNLAPEHLFEQVNATATDFPHGVSEFDEVGIAREPSRLVKPPRVAASPVALECELHSTVLLGDSTVVFGRVVYAAVSDAVLVDGHPDVRKLRPLTRLGKDEWGTMGEILEISRIPFEDWPKS; encoded by the coding sequence ATGCGAGTCGACTTCGATCCTCAGGCCATGGACACCAAGAGCTTCTACCGCCTGCTCACGGCGGTGGTGGTCCCTCGACCCATCGCGTGGGTGTCCACGGTGTCAGTACGGTCTGTTGCGAATCTCGCACCGCACTCGTTCTTCTCCGTGGCATGTGTCAGCCCGCCGGTGGTGCAGTTCACCTCGGTCGGGCGAAAGGATTCGCTGCGCAATATCGAGGCCACCGGCCAGTTCGTGGTCAATCTGGCGCCGGAGCATCTGTTCGAGCAGGTCAATGCGACGGCGACGGACTTTCCGCATGGGGTGAGCGAGTTCGATGAGGTCGGGATCGCGCGGGAGCCGAGCCGGCTGGTGAAGCCGCCGAGGGTGGCGGCGTCGCCGGTGGCGCTGGAGTGCGAGCTGCACAGCACGGTGCTGCTGGGGGACTCGACGGTGGTGTTCGGACGGGTCGTGTACGCGGCGGTGTCGGACGCGGTGCTGGTGGACGGGCATCCGGATGTACGGAAGTTGCGGCCGCTGACGAGGCTGGGGAAGGACGAGTGGGGGACGATGGGGGAGATCCTGGAGATCTCGCGGATCCCGTTTGAGGACTGGCCGAAGAGCTGA
- a CDS encoding NUDIX hydrolase has protein sequence MRWKNLGEHTVYENRWFRVNLADVELPGGRHLDHYLIRLRPVAVATAVNPDNEVLLLWRHRFITDSWGWELPAGVVEDGEPIPAAAAREMLEETGWRPGPLRHLFTLEPSNGLTDATHHIYWADEAHYVGHPEDDFESDRREWVPLKAVPDLVARGDVPAANMAAALLMLHNVRLG, from the coding sequence ATGCGTTGGAAGAATCTCGGGGAGCACACCGTGTACGAGAACCGATGGTTCCGGGTGAACCTCGCCGACGTCGAACTGCCCGGCGGCCGCCACCTCGACCACTACCTCATCCGGCTGCGCCCGGTCGCCGTCGCCACCGCCGTCAACCCCGACAACGAGGTACTCCTCCTCTGGCGGCACCGCTTCATCACCGACAGCTGGGGCTGGGAACTCCCCGCCGGCGTCGTCGAGGACGGCGAGCCCATCCCCGCCGCCGCCGCCCGCGAAATGCTGGAGGAGACCGGCTGGCGCCCCGGCCCCTTACGCCACCTCTTCACCCTGGAGCCCTCCAACGGCCTCACCGACGCCACCCACCACATCTACTGGGCCGACGAGGCGCACTACGTGGGCCACCCCGAGGACGACTTCGAGTCCGACCGCCGCGAATGGGTGCCCCTCAAAGCCGTCCCCGACCTGGTCGCCCGCGGCGACGTCCCCGCCGCCAACATGGCCGCCGCGCTGCTGATGCTGCACAACGTACGGCTCGGCTGA
- a CDS encoding transcriptional regulator codes for MEPNILLDALLSESGLSHAGLAARVNAAGRAKGLTLSYDRTAVTRWIGGQRPRGRVPDLLCEVLGREVRRPLALGDIGMRSPGALPVTPAGIPLSGFMDAATALWRSDEKRRPAVRNASPLTGTDAVMPVWEWENPPEDTDVSRGGRDQVGMADVAMLRAARTHFEGLYRSAGGVATRDRVTGFLTAEAAPMLRGRYSDAVGRHLCRAVGGLVGIAGICAYDADAYGLAQRYFHQALRLAKASGDRRLGACVVGMLVYQSLWLRDHRQAVAFAEAALRTAGSQITPALAADLYAMQAKAYGHLGDPSGVARCARLAVAAEGRIRADEEPSETGYVQPGLVDVQLAEAYLSIGDLAPAHEHAHRAAALPAHPRGRVHRLAVLVHVELRRGQPEHASELAAAMVEQGRGMESQRLRDRFRSVRHHLAAYDGAISVQAVELLDEALRVPL; via the coding sequence ATGGAACCCAACATCCTGCTCGACGCGCTGCTGTCGGAATCCGGCCTGTCGCACGCCGGTCTCGCGGCCCGGGTCAACGCGGCGGGCCGGGCCAAAGGGCTGACGCTCAGTTACGACCGTACCGCAGTCACCCGCTGGATCGGCGGCCAGCGGCCACGCGGCCGGGTCCCCGATCTGCTCTGCGAGGTGCTCGGCCGCGAAGTGCGGCGCCCCCTCGCGCTCGGCGACATCGGGATGCGCTCCCCCGGCGCCCTCCCGGTCACCCCGGCCGGGATCCCGCTGTCGGGCTTCATGGACGCGGCCACCGCACTGTGGCGCTCCGACGAGAAGCGCCGTCCCGCCGTGCGCAACGCCTCGCCCCTGACCGGCACCGATGCCGTCATGCCGGTGTGGGAGTGGGAGAACCCGCCCGAGGACACCGACGTCTCGCGCGGCGGCCGCGACCAGGTCGGCATGGCCGACGTGGCGATGCTGCGCGCCGCCCGTACGCACTTCGAGGGCCTCTACCGCAGCGCCGGCGGGGTCGCCACCCGCGACCGCGTCACCGGCTTCCTCACCGCCGAGGCCGCCCCCATGCTGCGCGGCCGCTACAGCGACGCCGTCGGCCGCCACCTGTGCCGCGCCGTCGGCGGGCTGGTCGGCATCGCCGGCATCTGCGCGTACGACGCGGACGCGTACGGCCTGGCCCAGCGCTACTTCCACCAGGCCCTGCGGCTGGCCAAGGCCTCCGGCGACCGCCGCCTGGGCGCCTGCGTCGTCGGCATGCTGGTCTACCAGTCGCTGTGGCTGCGCGACCACCGCCAGGCCGTCGCCTTCGCCGAGGCCGCGCTGCGCACCGCGGGTTCGCAGATCACCCCGGCGCTGGCCGCCGACCTGTACGCGATGCAGGCCAAGGCGTACGGACACCTGGGCGATCCGTCCGGCGTCGCCCGCTGCGCACGGCTGGCTGTCGCTGCGGAGGGACGTATACGCGCCGACGAGGAGCCGTCGGAGACCGGCTACGTACAACCGGGCCTGGTCGATGTGCAGTTGGCGGAGGCCTATCTCAGCATCGGCGACCTGGCCCCCGCCCACGAGCACGCCCACCGCGCCGCCGCCCTGCCCGCCCACCCACGCGGGCGCGTGCACCGGCTCGCGGTGCTGGTCCATGTGGAACTGCGCCGCGGGCAGCCCGAGCACGCCTCCGAACTGGCGGCGGCCATGGTCGAGCAGGGACGCGGCATGGAGTCCCAGCGGCTCCGTGACCGTTTCCGGTCCGTACGGCACCATCTGGCCGCATATGACGGCGCCATATCCGTGCAGGCCGTCGAACTCCTGGACGAGGCTCTGCGCGTCCCGCTGTGA
- a CDS encoding TVP38/TMEM64 family protein — translation MLDTAAPPVPVTVPVAVRAKRALLSPRARLAVLVALLAAAGASVLVWEPQRFLAHGWPAQVTGTMAVLLFGAAYGLCSVAFVPRPLLNVAAGALFGSQAGLWAAMAGTVLGAGLSFGLGRVLGRDALRPLLRGRVLLSLDRQLSRHGFRSMLAMRLFPGVPFAAANYSAAVSQMRLGPFLLATALGSVPNTAAYVIAGSHASSPTSPAFVLAMGFIAVTSLAAVGVAWRRRRPRSQ, via the coding sequence ATGCTCGATACCGCTGCCCCTCCCGTCCCCGTCACGGTGCCCGTCGCCGTGCGGGCGAAGCGTGCGCTGCTGTCGCCGCGGGCCCGGCTGGCTGTGCTGGTCGCGCTGCTGGCCGCCGCGGGGGCGTCCGTGCTGGTCTGGGAGCCGCAGCGGTTCCTGGCGCACGGGTGGCCGGCGCAGGTGACGGGGACGATGGCGGTGCTGCTGTTCGGGGCGGCGTACGGGCTGTGCTCGGTGGCGTTCGTGCCGAGGCCGCTGCTCAACGTGGCGGCCGGGGCGCTGTTCGGGTCGCAGGCGGGGCTGTGGGCGGCGATGGCGGGCACGGTGCTGGGGGCCGGACTGTCGTTCGGGCTGGGGCGGGTGCTGGGGCGGGACGCGCTGCGGCCGCTGCTGCGGGGGCGGGTGCTGCTGTCGCTGGACCGGCAGTTGAGCCGGCACGGCTTCCGGAGCATGCTGGCGATGCGGCTGTTCCCCGGGGTCCCGTTCGCCGCCGCCAACTACAGCGCGGCCGTCTCGCAGATGCGTCTGGGCCCCTTCCTGCTGGCCACGGCCCTGGGCAGCGTCCCGAACACGGCCGCGTACGTCATCGCGGGCAGCCACGCCTCGTCCCCGACGTCCCCGGCGTTTGTGCTGGCCATGGGCTTCATCGCGGTGACGAGCCTGGCTGCCGTGGGCGTGGCCTGGCGACGGCGCCGACCGCGTAGTCAGTGA
- a CDS encoding DNA alkylation repair protein → MAPTPPASALADTVLPRLTRAYAAAADPERAASAAAYMRDAFPFLGIMTPARRKLSREVLAGTPRPDQADCTAIALRCWALPEREYRYFAVDYLRRHVAGNCSAGFLPTVRHLITTDSWWDTVDPLAAHVVGPLVAADPALPALMDRWIEDDDLWAARTALLHQLAYKSATDPDRLFGYCLRQAAHPDFFIRKAIGWALREYAYTDPDAVYGFVESARDRLSPLSVREALKHAPR, encoded by the coding sequence ATGGCCCCGACCCCGCCCGCCAGCGCCCTCGCCGACACCGTGCTGCCGCGCCTGACCCGCGCCTACGCGGCCGCCGCCGACCCGGAGCGGGCCGCCTCGGCGGCGGCGTACATGCGCGACGCCTTCCCCTTCCTCGGCATCATGACCCCCGCCCGCCGCAAGCTCTCCCGCGAGGTTCTGGCCGGCACGCCCCGGCCCGACCAGGCCGACTGCACGGCGATCGCCCTGCGCTGCTGGGCCCTGCCCGAGCGCGAATACCGCTACTTCGCCGTCGACTACCTGCGCCGCCACGTCGCCGGGAACTGCTCCGCCGGCTTCCTCCCCACCGTCCGCCACCTGATCACCACCGACTCCTGGTGGGACACCGTCGACCCCCTCGCCGCCCACGTCGTCGGCCCCCTGGTCGCCGCCGACCCCGCCCTCCCGGCCCTGATGGACCGCTGGATCGAGGACGACGACCTCTGGGCCGCCCGCACCGCCCTGCTCCACCAGCTCGCCTACAAGAGCGCCACCGACCCCGACCGGCTCTTCGGCTACTGCCTGCGGCAGGCCGCGCACCCCGACTTCTTCATCCGCAAAGCCATCGGCTGGGCGCTGCGGGAGTACGCGTACACCGATCCGGACGCGGTCTACGGGTTCGTGGAGTCGGCGCGGGACCGACTGTCGCCGCTGTCGGTGCGCGAGGCGCTGAAACACGCGCCGCGCTGA